One Massilia sp. 9096 genomic window carries:
- the ppk1 gene encoding polyphosphate kinase 1, translating into MEMKLKPDEAGTIVPMESPAQFLNRELSLLEFNRRVLEQAEDPSVPLLERLRYLCIVSSNLDEFFEVRVASILATHEHQAGVDPGRVNLDGVSEESRQIIARQYALLNNQILPQLSENGIHLLRRADRNPAQKAWVKQYFDKEVRPLLTPVGLDPAHPFPRVINKSLNFIVELAGKDAFGRGTAIAIMKAPRVLPRVIRLPDELSDKPGASYCLLSSVIQAHMSDLFTGREVIAYSQFRVTRNSDLWVDEEEVKNLRQALQSELHSRNYGFAVRLEVGRSCPRHLADFLLDQFSIERSRLFAVDGPVNMGRLLEIANSNARAELKFPPFTPGFPARLLNPHDIFSVLSKQDVLLHHPFQSFQPVIDFVRCAAADPNVVAIKQTIYRAGSNSELMEALIGAAQRGKEVTVIVELMARFDEEANINWAERLEEAGAQVVYGVVGLKTHAKMALVLRREPGGLRRYAHLGTGNYNPTTARFYTDFGLLTSSEALTADVNEVFIHLTSLTRPTQLDSIWLAPFSLQKEIVRAIRQEAAIAREGKPGRIIAKMNSLTDESVIRALYDASREGVRIDLIVRGACALRPGVPGLSENIRVRSIVGRFLEHSRIFYFRNKLKHDVYLSSADWMNRNLFRRVEVAFPVLAPALKKRVIKEGLQVYLKDNVNAWELGSDGRYRRRKPRGSQSPHSAQQMLMDMLGTQADKEKDKEIANGTDPVAPRRS; encoded by the coding sequence ATGGAAATGAAGTTGAAACCGGATGAAGCGGGTACCATCGTGCCGATGGAAAGCCCGGCCCAGTTCCTGAACCGGGAGCTGTCCCTCCTCGAATTCAACCGCCGCGTGCTCGAGCAGGCCGAGGACCCGTCGGTGCCGCTGCTCGAGCGCCTGCGCTACCTGTGCATCGTCAGCAGCAACCTGGACGAATTCTTCGAGGTGCGCGTGGCCAGCATCCTGGCCACCCACGAGCACCAGGCCGGCGTCGACCCGGGCCGGGTCAACCTCGACGGCGTCAGCGAGGAATCGCGCCAGATCATCGCGCGCCAGTACGCGCTGCTGAACAACCAGATCCTGCCGCAGCTGTCCGAGAACGGCATCCACCTGCTGCGCCGCGCCGACCGCAACCCGGCCCAGAAAGCCTGGGTCAAGCAGTACTTCGACAAGGAAGTGCGTCCGCTGCTGACCCCGGTCGGGCTGGACCCGGCGCACCCGTTCCCGCGCGTGATCAACAAGAGCCTGAACTTCATCGTCGAACTGGCCGGCAAGGACGCCTTCGGGCGCGGCACGGCGATCGCGATCATGAAGGCGCCGCGCGTGCTGCCGCGCGTGATCCGCCTGCCGGACGAGCTGTCCGACAAGCCCGGCGCGTCCTACTGCCTGCTGTCCTCGGTGATCCAGGCGCACATGTCGGACCTGTTCACCGGGCGCGAAGTGATCGCGTATTCGCAGTTCCGCGTCACCCGCAACAGCGACCTGTGGGTCGACGAGGAAGAGGTCAAGAACCTGCGCCAGGCGCTGCAGAGCGAACTGCACAGCCGCAACTACGGCTTCGCGGTGCGCCTCGAGGTCGGACGCAGCTGCCCGCGCCACCTGGCCGACTTCCTGCTCGACCAGTTCTCGATCGAGCGCTCGCGCCTGTTCGCGGTCGACGGGCCGGTCAACATGGGCCGCCTGCTCGAGATCGCCAACAGCAATGCGCGCGCCGAACTGAAATTCCCGCCCTTCACCCCGGGCTTCCCGGCCAGGCTGCTCAACCCGCACGACATCTTTTCGGTGCTGAGCAAGCAGGACGTGCTGCTGCACCACCCGTTCCAGTCGTTCCAGCCGGTGATCGACTTCGTGCGCTGCGCCGCGGCCGACCCGAACGTGGTGGCGATCAAGCAGACCATCTACCGCGCCGGTTCGAATTCCGAACTGATGGAAGCGCTGATCGGTGCCGCCCAGCGCGGCAAGGAAGTCACCGTCATCGTCGAGCTGATGGCGCGCTTCGACGAGGAAGCCAACATCAACTGGGCCGAGCGCCTGGAGGAAGCCGGCGCCCAGGTCGTGTACGGCGTGGTCGGGCTGAAAACCCACGCGAAGATGGCGCTGGTGCTGCGGCGTGAGCCCGGCGGCCTGCGCCGCTACGCCCACCTCGGCACCGGCAACTACAACCCGACCACCGCGCGCTTCTACACCGACTTCGGCTTGCTGACCTCGAGCGAGGCGCTGACCGCCGACGTCAACGAGGTCTTCATCCACCTGACCAGCCTGACGCGCCCGACGCAGCTGGACAGCATCTGGCTGGCGCCGTTCTCGCTGCAGAAGGAAATCGTGCGAGCGATCCGCCAGGAAGCGGCGATCGCCAGGGAAGGCAAGCCGGGCCGCATCATCGCCAAGATGAATTCGCTGACCGATGAATCGGTGATCCGCGCGCTGTACGACGCCTCGCGCGAAGGCGTGCGCATCGACCTGATCGTGCGCGGCGCCTGCGCGCTGCGGCCCGGCGTGCCGGGACTGTCGGAGAACATCCGGGTGCGCTCGATCGTCGGGCGCTTCCTGGAACACAGCCGCATCTTCTACTTCCGCAACAAGCTGAAACACGACGTCTATCTCAGCAGCGCCGACTGGATGAACCGCAACCTGTTCCGGCGCGTCGAAGTCGCCTTCCCGGTGCTGGCGCCGGCGCTGAAGAAACGCGTGATCAAGGAAGGCTTGCAGGTCTACCTGAAGGACAACGTCAATGCCTGGGAGCTCGGCAGCGACGGCCGCTACCGCCGCCGCAAGCCGCGCGGCAGCCAGTCGCCGCACAGCGCCCAGCAAATGCTGATGGACATGCTCGGCACCCAGGCCGACAAGGAAAAAGACAAGGAGATCGCGAATGGAACTGATCCTGTGGCGCCACGCCGAAGCTGA